In Leptospira ellinghausenii, the following proteins share a genomic window:
- the ftsA gene encoding cell division protein FtsA, with product MIEDDSPIITALDLGSSLIKVVIGRLLGEHEIEIIGTGVYPSTGIKNGSIVNIETTTKSIIEAFGDAELMAGQEITSVVVNVSGKSVHGFNEKGIIAVTNRERIVSEMDIMRVVEAAQAVHVPNDQQVIHVLTKEFKVDDQVNIKDPIGMTGVRLEAEVHIVSCGNTALNNIDRCVEQAGLLQMDKVLSSLASSEAILTAGEKDLGTAVVDIGAGICDIIIYVDGGIAFSSVVPFGGFHITSDISIGLKTTVETAEIIKKRYGHTKIDMVDPTEKFEIPSISGRPSRSVFRQELVEILEPRVREILEMIDHELVRSGYKSSLAGGVILTGGTSLLQGIESTAEEVLRLSVGRAKPAGMSGLVERIASPEYATAVGLIKYSSKIQNLEQKNMHSVSEGEGWMKKVRRWMENNL from the coding sequence ATGATCGAAGATGATTCACCTATTATAACTGCATTGGATCTCGGATCTTCTCTTATCAAGGTTGTCATTGGACGACTGTTAGGAGAGCATGAAATTGAAATCATTGGAACAGGAGTTTATCCTTCTACTGGGATCAAAAACGGTTCTATTGTTAATATTGAAACCACCACTAAGTCCATCATAGAGGCGTTTGGTGATGCAGAACTCATGGCTGGCCAAGAGATCACTTCTGTTGTTGTGAATGTTTCTGGAAAATCAGTACATGGTTTTAATGAAAAAGGAATCATTGCTGTTACAAACAGAGAACGGATTGTTTCGGAAATGGATATCATGCGTGTTGTGGAAGCAGCACAAGCTGTACATGTTCCCAATGACCAACAAGTAATTCATGTTCTTACAAAAGAATTCAAAGTAGATGACCAAGTGAACATCAAAGATCCAATTGGGATGACAGGTGTTCGTTTAGAAGCCGAAGTTCATATTGTGTCCTGTGGAAACACTGCTCTCAATAATATTGATCGTTGTGTGGAACAAGCAGGGCTTTTGCAAATGGACAAAGTTTTATCAAGCCTTGCCTCTTCTGAAGCTATTTTGACAGCTGGTGAAAAAGATTTAGGAACAGCAGTTGTCGATATTGGTGCAGGCATTTGTGATATCATCATTTATGTGGATGGGGGAATCGCATTTTCCTCGGTTGTTCCGTTTGGTGGATTTCATATCACAAGTGATATTTCCATTGGACTTAAAACCACTGTAGAAACAGCAGAAATCATCAAAAAACGATACGGCCACACAAAAATTGATATGGTGGACCCAACAGAAAAATTTGAAATTCCATCTATATCAGGTCGTCCATCACGTTCTGTATTCCGCCAAGAACTTGTTGAAATTTTAGAACCAAGGGTTCGTGAAATTTTAGAAATGATCGACCATGAACTGGTACGATCAGGGTATAAGTCAAGTTTGGCGGGAGGAGTGATCCTAACAGGAGGCACTTCTTTATTACAGGGCATTGAATCCACTGCAGAAGAGGTACTTCGATTATCTGTAGGACGTGCAAAACCAGCAGGAATGAGTGGTCTTGTGGAAAGAATTGCAAGCCCTGAATATGCAACTGCGGTTGGCCTAATCAAATACAGTTCAAAAATACAAAACTTGGAACAAAAAAACATGCATTCCGTTTCCGAAGGAGAGGGATGGATGAAGAAGGTTCGTCGTTGGATGGAGAATAATCTCTAA
- a CDS encoding cell division protein FtsQ/DivIB, with amino-acid sequence MVDTPQEIKEKRFGRVIPILLVFSGLLALGLVFRWGRPVKPVVRVEWEGQKYLTPTDLLVYLGTDADSPNMSDWKDWEKKLSSHPRIKKVRITRDPDGFLLVHIEEKVAEFVIHVGSSLYEVDENLEILSKDQVLNTHLIVISGSFVVGEHKLEGRQIFDITKEMRYALSLYPALSTRISELVAERDGNYTMYLKSPKSMKVFIGDKLELNVFRKLYASLAYMEAESIKAVSIDLRGEDAVYH; translated from the coding sequence ATGGTTGACACCCCCCAAGAAATCAAAGAAAAACGATTTGGGCGTGTGATTCCGATCCTCCTTGTTTTCTCAGGGCTTTTGGCTCTCGGATTGGTATTTAGATGGGGTAGGCCAGTCAAACCAGTCGTTCGTGTGGAATGGGAAGGTCAAAAGTACCTAACTCCAACGGACCTTTTGGTTTACTTGGGAACGGATGCAGACTCGCCTAATATGAGTGATTGGAAGGATTGGGAAAAAAAACTCTCCAGTCATCCTCGGATCAAAAAAGTTCGAATCACAAGAGATCCTGATGGATTTCTTTTGGTTCATATAGAGGAGAAAGTCGCAGAATTTGTCATACATGTAGGAAGTTCTTTATACGAAGTGGATGAAAATTTGGAGATCTTATCCAAAGACCAAGTTTTAAATACCCATTTAATCGTCATTAGCGGGTCATTCGTTGTTGGAGAACATAAACTAGAAGGCAGACAGATTTTTGATATTACCAAAGAAATGCGATATGCCCTATCTCTTTACCCTGCCCTTTCCACTCGAATTTCCGAACTTGTCGCTGAACGTGACGGTAATTATACAATGTACTTAAAATCACCAAAATCAATGAAAGTTTTTATAGGTGATAAATTAGAATTAAACGTATTTCGTAAGTTATATGCATCTCTTGCTTATATGGAAGCTGAGTCCATCAAAGCGGTCTCTATTGATTTAAGAGGAGAAGACGCAGTATACCATTAA
- a CDS encoding LIC_10421 family protein, with amino-acid sequence MKTTKIIATGILAMGLATSNLHAIDTNERLELLESAMIEQATTPAQKSAVSEYLANVAKEKTELAQALRDRAGSTRGGKALSQMNEKKELLRRAEALEKEAKKYQTVSMDMRAESMQVAHN; translated from the coding sequence ATGAAAACAACAAAAATAATCGCAACAGGAATCTTAGCAATGGGACTTGCAACATCAAATCTACATGCTATAGACACAAACGAAAGATTGGAGCTTTTGGAGTCTGCTATGATTGAACAAGCAACTACTCCAGCGCAAAAATCTGCAGTTTCAGAATACCTTGCGAATGTTGCGAAAGAAAAAACAGAATTGGCTCAAGCTCTTCGTGATAGAGCTGGATCAACTCGAGGTGGTAAAGCTCTTAGCCAAATGAACGAGAAGAAAGAACTTCTTCGCCGTGCTGAGGCTCTTGAAAAAGAAGCTAAAAAATACCAAACTGTCTCTATGGACATGCGTGCAGAGTCCATGCAGGTAGCTCACAACTAA
- a CDS encoding caspase family protein, with amino-acid sequence MFSFRNIFVCILSAYFIGSPILAQNRYALFIGTNYKGNTAKIPELNLCEADANFLKEKIQKKGNFKDIKVLLGSMVTRDNVKNAITQIGKVAGKEDSVFLYFSGHGMYMKDAKAKNGMRNYLICYDRPHISDEELNEFLTDIKSPKTVLVMDCCYSGGIAKKGKNTRGAAEIPIAQGNDGVVRQNAEDYFFQDKAVISSSDDDQTSIEVGGTINHGIFTYNFGNALEKADLNKDSVVTALEAFFVAKEETVKMARQFNHEQTPQVSGNAAGIFLSGAPKPQTPPPKPPNVVVNVPITPVETTTPNNNQTTTPVTPEPEPTPANETTVVIPPITEVEPPAPPSVSTGNILIRTSIIKDKSYGGAATKSPYDLLNKQGKLRSSTPEGKVRAIKVLVDDQEYNAQVTTEKSKIWGSITKNGTLIPGDIYNVKIDNLPAGVHQIEIRADNYPIYKTATAVIPKQTVTVDAMSSMDGFGAIRGRVFFKTLDNPIEKHPIYMPTVVSTNQIFKVTTDKDGYFWFTNLKPGKYEIRASFMEEMKLENSEIVVKPGEVTTVEIILNKKLSYTKTKY; translated from the coding sequence ATGTTTTCGTTTCGAAACATATTTGTTTGTATTCTATCTGCCTATTTCATCGGATCACCGATACTAGCGCAGAACCGTTATGCGTTGTTCATAGGAACTAACTACAAAGGGAACACTGCTAAAATCCCTGAGTTGAATCTCTGTGAAGCCGATGCGAATTTTTTAAAAGAGAAAATCCAAAAAAAAGGAAACTTCAAGGATATCAAAGTCCTGTTAGGTTCCATGGTAACTCGGGATAATGTCAAAAATGCAATCACCCAAATCGGAAAAGTAGCTGGGAAAGAAGATTCGGTATTTTTGTATTTCTCTGGACATGGGATGTACATGAAAGATGCGAAAGCCAAAAATGGAATGCGTAACTATTTAATTTGTTACGATCGACCGCATATTTCCGATGAAGAACTCAATGAATTTTTAACAGATATCAAATCCCCGAAAACTGTCCTTGTGATGGATTGTTGTTATTCGGGAGGGATTGCCAAAAAAGGAAAAAACACTCGTGGTGCCGCAGAAATTCCCATTGCCCAAGGCAATGACGGGGTTGTCCGCCAAAATGCAGAAGATTATTTTTTCCAAGACAAAGCCGTCATTTCCTCTTCCGATGATGACCAAACTTCCATCGAAGTAGGGGGAACCATCAACCATGGTATCTTCACTTACAATTTTGGAAATGCACTCGAAAAGGCCGACCTCAACAAAGACAGTGTGGTCACCGCCTTAGAAGCATTTTTTGTCGCAAAAGAAGAAACCGTGAAGATGGCTCGTCAATTCAACCACGAACAAACCCCACAAGTTTCAGGAAATGCAGCTGGGATTTTTCTCTCAGGAGCTCCGAAACCGCAAACCCCTCCGCCAAAACCACCGAATGTTGTGGTGAATGTTCCCATCACTCCTGTGGAAACAACCACACCGAACAACAACCAAACCACAACTCCAGTCACACCGGAGCCAGAACCAACGCCCGCGAACGAAACCACTGTAGTCATCCCACCGATCACAGAAGTGGAACCTCCTGCACCCCCTTCTGTCTCTACCGGGAACATTCTCATCCGGACATCCATCATCAAAGACAAGTCGTATGGCGGAGCAGCAACGAAGTCACCTTATGACCTACTGAACAAACAAGGCAAACTTAGATCTTCCACTCCAGAAGGCAAAGTGCGTGCCATTAAAGTGTTAGTCGATGACCAAGAATACAATGCACAAGTGACAACGGAAAAATCAAAGATTTGGGGTTCTATCACAAAGAACGGAACTCTGATCCCTGGTGACATTTACAATGTGAAGATAGACAACCTTCCAGCAGGTGTTCACCAAATTGAAATCCGTGCTGATAATTACCCCATCTACAAAACAGCCACTGCGGTGATTCCGAAACAAACGGTCACGGTCGATGCAATGAGTTCGATGGATGGATTTGGTGCCATTCGAGGGAGAGTATTCTTCAAAACTTTGGACAACCCGATTGAAAAACACCCGATTTACATGCCAACAGTTGTGTCTACGAACCAAATCTTTAAAGTCACAACAGACAAGGATGGATACTTTTGGTTTACCAATCTAAAACCAGGGAAATACGAAATCAGAGCTAGTTTTATGGAAGAAATGAAACTCGAAAACTCTGAGATTGTCGTGAAACCAGGGGAAGTGACAACCGTTGAAATCATCCTCAATAAAAAATTGAGTTATACCAAAACCAAATACTAA
- a CDS encoding DUF1574 family protein, with translation MRSKFLGIGLTLLFFLVLEITVRVTGIHYLEQPEIFFVNLKKNFVESGKGDADIIVLGDSRSMALAGYAKADKTEYSVYNHSLPAMGPKYYRFFLDKYLKKGNKKPKMVLFAASPKLYATGYGPPLYDPDAKVVKENESISNFMKRRWNEGIEKNFFRPQTKSNVISYSGKQEDANQILWEFFGHRYLHQFTFVELAEQYSGVERLFILSKATPLLYESYRFHGAIRNALSVSNWKVDKQYKQKSIFCESCENIEAGLCKPSSSQLEDNLTIEDQINRHFGKYNISNRLKPELVLFSKEMIRKELDAELKNPNNQFDPNPDFVVLEDLIRYTQEKGIQFGMVYLPWIKERQESPESKALLSKLIIFFQKHPTTKLFFFPESSYPAERFVDNIHYDCRGEKRVNEEFRQFVLPQVFRFLSSK, from the coding sequence TTGCGTTCTAAATTTTTAGGCATAGGTCTTACTCTTTTATTCTTTTTGGTTTTAGAAATCACCGTACGTGTCACGGGAATTCATTATTTAGAACAACCAGAAATCTTTTTTGTAAACCTAAAGAAAAACTTTGTCGAATCTGGCAAAGGTGACGCCGATATCATCGTGTTAGGTGACTCCAGATCCATGGCACTTGCCGGATATGCAAAAGCCGATAAAACAGAGTATTCGGTTTACAACCATAGTTTGCCTGCGATGGGACCAAAATATTACCGATTCTTTTTGGACAAATACTTAAAAAAGGGAAACAAAAAACCAAAAATGGTTTTGTTTGCCGCCTCGCCAAAGTTATATGCAACAGGTTATGGCCCTCCTTTGTATGATCCTGATGCAAAGGTTGTAAAGGAAAATGAATCAATTTCAAACTTTATGAAACGGAGATGGAACGAAGGTATTGAAAAAAACTTTTTTAGGCCACAAACAAAATCCAATGTGATTAGTTATAGTGGGAAACAAGAAGATGCCAATCAAATCCTTTGGGAGTTTTTCGGACATAGATACCTCCACCAGTTTACCTTTGTCGAATTAGCAGAACAATATTCTGGTGTAGAACGACTGTTTATATTATCTAAAGCCACTCCACTTTTATACGAATCCTACCGATTCCACGGTGCCATTCGAAATGCACTTAGCGTATCCAATTGGAAGGTAGATAAACAATACAAACAAAAATCCATTTTTTGTGAATCCTGCGAAAACATAGAAGCTGGTTTATGCAAACCATCCTCTTCCCAACTCGAAGACAATTTAACCATCGAAGACCAAATCAATCGTCATTTTGGGAAATATAATATTTCCAATCGGTTGAAACCAGAGTTAGTACTTTTTTCCAAAGAAATGATTCGAAAGGAATTGGATGCGGAATTAAAAAATCCAAACAATCAATTTGATCCGAATCCAGATTTTGTCGTATTAGAAGATTTGATCCGTTACACACAAGAAAAAGGCATTCAATTTGGAATGGTATATTTGCCGTGGATCAAAGAACGCCAAGAGTCTCCTGAATCGAAGGCTCTTCTTTCCAAGTTAATCATTTTTTTCCAAAAACATCCGACTACAAAACTCTTTTTCTTTCCTGAATCTTCCTACCCCGCAGAGCGTTTTGTAGATAATATCCATTACGATTGCCGGGGAGAAAAACGGGTAAACGAAGAATTCCGCCAATTTGTTCTTCCACAGGTCTTTCGTTTTTTATCTTCCAAATAA
- a CDS encoding MBOAT family O-acyltransferase: MLFNTFVFLLFFLIVYSVFLCFGWFAKKQKWAYRAQNLWLLFASYFFYGWWEWFFLTLILLSTIIDYVAARSIESSQNQMFRRIYLAVSIFANLGLLFTMKYYDFFAVNLVDSWNQIAIWLGGSVATDSSTYLLKNIVLPVGISFYTFQTMSYTIDVYRQQIKAEKDFFDFALFVNFFPQLVAGPIERAQDLLPQLKASKFPTMDGVQKGLYDILLGYFMKVYVADNLATYVDQVFFASKSFYTQNPAIIQSMDGSQVFAGGFLFLTQIYCDFAGYSFIALGISRLLGVTLTVNFETPEFSKTPTEFWNRWHVTLNRWFRDYIYISLGGSKYGKFAQYRNLCIIFFLSGLWHGANWTFITWGCLQGVYTMIYLVGFAKKKEDLGDKIPETTNSLSSKLSQILTGTFSRVLVFSLVAFSAVAFRSYDANMMFVYLQKFLSVWTWDLSPNNNVKNMFGLWEEYFKIFLPLLILDGITYFKKERYWIFLTHPLIQAFVLSFMAFLILTRGVFGKEVIYFAF, encoded by the coding sequence ATGCTTTTTAACACTTTTGTCTTTTTATTATTCTTTCTCATCGTGTATTCGGTCTTTTTATGTTTTGGTTGGTTTGCCAAAAAACAGAAATGGGCATACCGTGCACAAAACCTTTGGTTACTCTTTGCCTCTTATTTTTTTTACGGATGGTGGGAATGGTTTTTTCTCACCCTCATTTTACTCAGCACCATCATTGATTATGTGGCAGCAAGGTCCATCGAATCCTCCCAAAACCAAATGTTTCGGAGGATCTACTTAGCAGTTTCGATATTTGCCAATCTGGGCCTTCTTTTTACCATGAAGTACTATGATTTTTTTGCAGTGAATCTTGTTGATTCTTGGAACCAAATAGCCATTTGGCTTGGCGGGAGTGTTGCCACAGACTCGAGTACATACTTACTCAAAAACATTGTGCTTCCCGTGGGGATTAGTTTTTACACCTTCCAAACGATGTCGTATACGATTGATGTGTATAGACAACAAATCAAAGCAGAAAAAGATTTTTTTGATTTTGCCTTGTTTGTGAATTTTTTCCCACAACTCGTGGCAGGTCCTATTGAAAGGGCACAAGACTTACTGCCCCAACTCAAAGCATCTAAGTTTCCTACTATGGATGGTGTACAAAAAGGTTTGTACGATATCTTGCTTGGTTACTTTATGAAAGTATATGTAGCTGATAATTTGGCGACATATGTGGATCAGGTATTTTTTGCATCAAAATCGTTTTATACACAAAATCCAGCAATCATCCAGTCTATGGACGGCTCACAAGTGTTTGCTGGTGGTTTTTTATTTTTAACTCAAATTTATTGTGACTTTGCTGGATATTCCTTTATAGCTCTTGGAATCTCAAGATTACTCGGTGTGACTCTCACGGTGAATTTCGAAACTCCTGAATTTTCTAAAACACCTACAGAGTTTTGGAATCGTTGGCATGTAACACTGAATCGGTGGTTTCGTGATTATATTTATATTTCACTCGGTGGTAGTAAGTACGGAAAATTTGCCCAATACCGAAATTTATGTATCATCTTCTTTTTGTCTGGGCTTTGGCATGGAGCCAATTGGACATTCATCACTTGGGGTTGTTTACAAGGTGTTTATACTATGATTTACCTTGTGGGTTTTGCAAAAAAGAAAGAAGATTTGGGAGACAAAATTCCAGAAACCACCAATTCCCTTTCTTCAAAACTGTCACAAATCCTCACGGGAACATTTAGTCGTGTGTTGGTATTCTCACTTGTTGCGTTTAGTGCTGTGGCATTTCGATCGTATGATGCGAATATGATGTTTGTTTACCTTCAAAAATTCTTAAGTGTATGGACTTGGGATCTTTCTCCTAATAATAATGTGAAAAATATGTTTGGACTTTGGGAAGAATACTTCAAAATTTTCCTTCCACTGCTCATCTTAGATGGCATCACTTATTTCAAAAAAGAAAGGTATTGGATTTTTTTAACTCATCCACTCATCCAAGCGTTTGTATTATCATTTATGGCATTTCTCATCCTCACAAGAGGAGTATTCGGAAAAGAGGTAATTTACTTTGCGTTCTAA
- a CDS encoding RecQ family ATP-dependent DNA helicase has product MDLFSELKTKFGFSEFRPGQREAIQSVLEGQDTLAILPTGAGKSLIYQLPAAIQKDKLTLVISPLIALMKDQMESLLSKGIPAAFCNSTQDEVEQMTILAKAVRGELRVLLVSPERALSNGFLRIFREMKLFSLVVDEAHCVSQWGHDFRPEYRQIHVLRERHPNPNFPILALTATATEKVQTDVQSSLGMRSPNVVLSTFFRPNLKFSVEYPNQERDKADRLMELLEPWKDGRKFPGRAIVYCATRKKTDEVYDLLKDFGFSVGKYHAGRTDGIRERTHNAYTSGKVPILVATNAFGMGMDQPDVRLVIHYQVPASLEAYYQEAGRAGRDNLPSECVLFYKAGDVATQLFMLSKETNFKGGDTLLKYIKEYANNEICRQVQLCSYFGETISPCGKCDICTETGVSINRSKFLESEKVKIQKKNEKREHPLSEWEEETIQNFLKEHPAVFGKNIIAKTLVGKRTKDVLRYRMERNPFHGKLEGIPEEAVVAKLETWVEEKKVLVAGAKYPKLYLPNFSKTKAKQSSSNSNETKGTLAKLKKPPTLNSQILRELMNYRDRKARQLKWKKFMVFQNPVLKRIAERKPKNLSELEATKGVGPAKVERFGSDIIEILSKWD; this is encoded by the coding sequence TTGGATCTATTTTCGGAACTCAAAACCAAATTCGGTTTTTCAGAATTTCGCCCAGGCCAAAGGGAAGCCATTCAATCGGTTTTAGAAGGTCAGGACACACTTGCCATTTTACCGACTGGTGCTGGAAAGTCCCTTATTTACCAATTACCTGCTGCGATCCAAAAAGACAAACTAACACTTGTCATATCCCCACTCATCGCCCTGATGAAAGACCAAATGGAAAGTTTACTTTCAAAAGGAATTCCAGCTGCCTTTTGTAATTCCACCCAAGACGAAGTAGAACAAATGACCATTCTTGCAAAAGCAGTCAGAGGGGAACTTCGTGTTTTACTCGTATCCCCCGAACGAGCACTCTCTAATGGGTTTTTACGAATTTTTCGTGAAATGAAATTATTCTCTTTGGTAGTGGATGAAGCACATTGTGTTTCCCAGTGGGGCCATGACTTTCGACCCGAATACCGCCAAATTCATGTTTTACGAGAAAGGCATCCCAATCCCAATTTCCCCATTTTAGCTCTCACGGCAACAGCAACAGAAAAAGTACAAACAGATGTCCAATCCTCTCTTGGAATGCGTTCACCTAACGTTGTTTTATCTACCTTTTTTCGCCCCAATCTAAAATTCAGTGTGGAATACCCAAACCAAGAACGGGACAAAGCAGACCGACTGATGGAACTACTCGAACCTTGGAAAGATGGAAGGAAATTCCCTGGTCGTGCCATTGTGTACTGTGCAACTCGTAAAAAAACAGACGAAGTGTATGATTTATTAAAAGACTTTGGATTCTCGGTTGGAAAGTACCATGCAGGTCGAACTGATGGGATTCGAGAACGAACACATAATGCCTATACTTCAGGAAAAGTTCCTATCTTAGTTGCCACCAATGCATTTGGGATGGGCATGGACCAACCTGACGTACGTTTGGTGATCCACTACCAAGTACCTGCCTCGCTCGAAGCCTATTACCAAGAAGCAGGTCGTGCTGGCCGAGACAATTTACCATCTGAATGTGTTTTGTTTTACAAAGCAGGCGATGTAGCCACCCAATTGTTTATGTTGTCAAAGGAGACAAACTTCAAAGGCGGTGACACCTTACTCAAATACATCAAAGAATATGCAAACAATGAAATTTGTAGGCAAGTCCAACTTTGTTCCTATTTTGGAGAAACAATTTCTCCTTGTGGAAAGTGTGACATCTGTACTGAAACAGGTGTTAGCATCAATCGGAGTAAATTTTTAGAATCTGAAAAAGTTAAAATTCAGAAAAAAAATGAAAAAAGAGAACATCCACTCTCAGAATGGGAAGAAGAAACCATTCAAAATTTTTTGAAGGAACACCCAGCAGTTTTTGGAAAAAACATCATTGCGAAAACTTTAGTGGGGAAACGAACTAAGGATGTATTACGTTATCGAATGGAACGAAATCCATTCCATGGTAAATTGGAAGGAATTCCCGAAGAAGCAGTTGTCGCAAAATTAGAAACTTGGGTAGAAGAAAAAAAAGTTTTGGTAGCTGGCGCTAAATACCCTAAATTATACCTTCCGAATTTTTCCAAAACAAAAGCCAAACAATCATCATCTAACTCTAATGAGACGAAAGGTACTCTGGCCAAACTAAAAAAACCTCCTACACTAAATTCGCAAATTTTACGAGAACTGATGAATTACCGTGATCGCAAAGCAAGGCAACTCAAATGGAAAAAGTTTATGGTCTTTCAAAATCCTGTACTCAAACGGATTGCAGAAAGAAAACCAAAAAACCTTTCAGAACTGGAAGCCACAAAAGGTGTTGGGCCTGCTAAAGTAGAACGATTTGGATCTGATATCATCGAAATATTATCCAAATGGGACTAA
- a CDS encoding amidohydrolase family protein produces MMEKIAGKIVTHEKEFLGTIEFDESTGLVTQVKEGIDPSARVFSDDCVIFPGFGDIHIHAREDVSGKHTYKEDFLSASAAAINGGVIHVADMPNNPVPPIDDESYSAKQALTKRAPIHITLYAGIGPHTKPLTKKVPYKVFMGPSIGELFFHDNPSLEEVIKHYHGQDVSFHCEDPEILIANKDQPTHEQRRPNEAETVATDFALYLIEKYNLKGKLCHYSTKDGLSKIVAAKKRGVKVTCEVTPTHLMFDTEMLTETNHKWFQMNPPLRGREDREAMVKGILDGHIDYLATDHAPHSIEEKQKGTSGISQLDTYGLFVTYMILKLNIPMTLIAKICSKNPGEFVAPYLPKQFGKGVGIINEGYAANFSILNLKKPVEFKKSMIKSKSGWSPFEGFQFPGSIEAVYYLGKEIHAK; encoded by the coding sequence ATTATGGAAAAAATCGCAGGAAAAATCGTTACTCATGAGAAAGAATTTTTAGGTACAATTGAATTTGATGAGTCTACTGGACTCGTTACACAAGTGAAGGAAGGTATCGATCCTAGTGCACGAGTCTTTTCTGATGATTGTGTGATTTTTCCTGGTTTTGGTGACATCCACATCCACGCAAGAGAAGACGTCAGCGGAAAACATACGTACAAAGAAGATTTTTTATCAGCAAGTGCTGCTGCCATTAATGGTGGAGTGATCCATGTGGCTGATATGCCAAACAATCCTGTACCACCCATTGATGATGAATCTTACTCCGCCAAACAAGCGCTCACCAAAAGAGCACCCATCCATATTACCTTATATGCAGGGATTGGTCCACATACAAAACCACTCACGAAGAAAGTACCTTATAAAGTGTTTATGGGACCTTCCATTGGCGAACTCTTTTTCCATGACAACCCATCACTTGAAGAAGTGATCAAACATTACCATGGCCAAGATGTAAGTTTTCATTGTGAAGACCCAGAAATCTTAATTGCAAACAAAGACCAACCAACACACGAACAAAGACGTCCCAATGAAGCGGAAACAGTTGCCACTGATTTTGCACTCTATCTCATCGAAAAATACAACCTAAAAGGAAAACTTTGCCATTACTCGACAAAAGATGGTCTTTCTAAGATTGTTGCAGCGAAAAAACGAGGAGTAAAAGTCACATGCGAAGTGACCCCAACTCATTTGATGTTTGATACTGAAATGTTAACAGAGACCAATCACAAATGGTTCCAAATGAACCCTCCTCTTCGAGGCCGTGAAGATAGAGAAGCGATGGTGAAAGGGATTCTCGATGGGCATATTGATTATTTAGCTACCGATCATGCGCCACACTCCATCGAAGAAAAACAAAAAGGAACAAGTGGAATCTCTCAATTGGATACATATGGACTTTTTGTCACATATATGATATTGAAATTAAACATTCCGATGACTTTAATAGCAAAAATCTGTTCCAAAAATCCCGGGGAGTTTGTGGCTCCTTATTTACCAAAACAATTTGGAAAGGGCGTCGGGATAATTAACGAAGGTTATGCGGCGAATTTTTCTATCTTAAATTTAAAAAAACCAGTTGAATTTAAAAAATCGATGATTAAAAGTAAGTCTGGATGGTCACCATTTGAAGGATTCCAATTTCCTGGATCCATCGAAGCGGTTTATTATTTAGGCAAAGAAATACATGCGAAATGA